A genomic segment from Candidatus Brocadia sinica JPN1 encodes:
- a CDS encoding NAD(P)/FAD-dependent oxidoreductase: MEAKKNIVVLGAGYGGITAALRLARLFHKHPEYQIHLIDRNPYHTLKTQLHEAAVRKTEISIPIGRIIQGRNIIFHLGEVTRIDPIERIVYRENGSLPFNYLIIAIGSQVNFYNIPGLQKNSFPLQTMRDAQMICDYISQLCTSAVSEPVEERRRDMLRFVIGGGGLSGVEFAAELADHAAQCTRNSHVNPHEVEIIIVESGSHIVQRMDESFAARIHKKLLGKGVKVIPKSKIIGRTPDTATLSSGEVLKTKTLIWTGGIRISELARESGLKVGQSGRIIVDEFLRAEGYPFIYAIGDNALAINPYTKEPVPAAAQFALQQGRLVAHNIYADIFEGVGKPYHPKVLGEVVSLGRHLAVGWLALPFLKKITFVGFLGSLLKTAIQEKHIFLLRKESGKWITS; the protein is encoded by the coding sequence ATGGAAGCCAAAAAGAATATTGTTGTGTTGGGAGCCGGTTATGGAGGAATTACGGCTGCATTGAGGTTGGCAAGATTATTCCATAAGCATCCGGAATATCAAATACATCTCATTGATAGAAACCCTTACCATACGCTCAAGACTCAATTGCATGAGGCAGCTGTTCGAAAAACAGAGATATCCATTCCTATTGGCCGCATTATACAAGGGCGAAATATCATCTTTCATCTTGGAGAAGTAACCAGGATTGATCCCATTGAGCGTATCGTTTATAGAGAAAACGGATCTTTACCATTTAATTACCTGATAATAGCGATTGGAAGTCAGGTAAATTTTTACAATATTCCTGGATTGCAGAAAAACTCCTTCCCGCTTCAGACAATGAGAGACGCACAGATGATCTGTGACTATATTAGTCAACTCTGTACGAGTGCGGTATCAGAACCGGTTGAAGAGCGGCGAAGAGATATGCTTAGGTTTGTCATCGGCGGCGGTGGTTTGTCGGGGGTAGAATTTGCTGCCGAACTTGCTGATCATGCGGCGCAGTGCACCCGTAACTCTCATGTGAATCCTCATGAGGTTGAGATCATCATTGTTGAATCGGGTAGTCACATAGTCCAGAGAATGGATGAATCCTTTGCGGCACGTATTCATAAAAAACTCCTTGGAAAAGGTGTAAAAGTCATACCAAAATCAAAGATCATCGGCCGGACACCGGATACTGCAACCCTTTCATCGGGTGAAGTGCTGAAAACGAAGACTTTGATTTGGACAGGAGGCATTCGTATCAGTGAACTTGCAAGAGAAAGCGGGTTGAAAGTCGGGCAATCAGGGCGTATCATTGTTGATGAATTTCTTCGGGCAGAAGGTTATCCTTTTATTTATGCCATTGGTGATAATGCCCTTGCAATAAATCCCTACACAAAAGAACCTGTTCCTGCTGCCGCCCAGTTTGCATTGCAGCAAGGGCGATTAGTAGCGCACAATATTTATGCAGATATTTTTGAGGGCGTGGGGAAGCCGTATCATCCAAAGGTCCTGGGCGAGGTCGTCAGCCTGGGAAGGCATCTTGCCGTGGGATGGCTGGCCCTTCCCTTCCTGAAGAAAATTACCTTTGTTGGTTTTTTGGGAAGTCTTCTTAAAACTGCCATTCAGGAGAAACACATATTCCTCCTAAGAAAAGAAAGTGGAAAGTGGATAACATCGTAA
- a CDS encoding VOC family protein — MFKRVDHVEIVPRNAEKTIDFYVNVLGFRIRSRKEMKMPPMKEIVYIELGDTVVEIISVNDPKPKSGNPWEVGYRGIALEVDDMAMAVDYLKGKGITIAQEPIDLGNSFRGEIRDPDGLLIELRQWK, encoded by the coding sequence ATGTTCAAGAGGGTCGACCATGTGGAAATTGTACCAAGGAATGCGGAAAAGACCATCGACTTCTATGTAAACGTTCTTGGCTTTAGAATTAGGAGTCGTAAGGAAATGAAAATGCCGCCCATGAAAGAGATTGTTTATATTGAACTTGGCGATACGGTTGTTGAGATTATCTCCGTAAATGATCCCAAGCCAAAATCCGGAAATCCCTGGGAGGTAGGATACAGGGGCATTGCCCTTGAGGTGGACGATATGGCAATGGCGGTGGATTACCTGAAGGGAAAAGGGATAACCATAGCCCAGGAGCCAATAGATTTAGGCAATTCATTCCGTGGAGAGATAAGAGACCCGGATGGGCTTCTTATTGAACTCCGGCAGTGGAAATAA
- a CDS encoding pyridoxamine 5'-phosphate oxidase family protein, with protein sequence MIPDKMLEILKYEGVVAIATMGGDGPHMVNTWNSYIVVTQDGHLLLPVGGMIRTEANVGKNNNILLTLGSREVEGFHGPGAGFLIKGTAVFIKSGEQFDIVKKRFSWARAAMEITILSATQTL encoded by the coding sequence ATGATCCCAGACAAGATGTTAGAGATTCTTAAATACGAAGGTGTAGTCGCAATAGCAACCATGGGCGGCGACGGTCCGCATATGGTGAATACCTGGAATAGCTATATAGTCGTCACCCAAGATGGACATCTTTTGCTTCCTGTTGGCGGTATGATACGGACTGAGGCCAATGTGGGAAAAAACAACAACATTCTTTTAACCCTTGGAAGCAGAGAGGTAGAGGGATTCCACGGTCCTGGCGCTGGGTTCCTGATCAAAGGCACGGCGGTCTTCATAAAATCTGGCGAACAATTTGACATCGTAAAAAAACGATTCTCTTGGGCAAGAGCGGCTATGGAGATAACAATCCTCTCTGCCACGCAGACATTGTAA
- the rd gene encoding rubredoxin, with product MEKYKCIVCGYIYDPKIGDTDHGVSPGTSFGNLPDGWVCPECGAPKEQFEKI from the coding sequence ATGGAGAAGTACAAATGCATTGTTTGTGGGTATATCTACGATCCAAAGATTGGGGATACTGATCATGGGGTAAGTCCCGGCACTAGTTTTGGGAATTTGCCAGATGGTTGGGTTTGCCCGGAATGTGGGGCGCCAAAGGAACAATTTGAAAAAATTTAA
- a CDS encoding DUF3303 domain-containing protein — MKYRRVGMFGTFVLFVVTTFFSSNIYAEEGGKESGWTIGADNKKTLYVAHWTHTPENCPGRSADGAKMLSKFWEGRKLAEEKGITILGAYVTVTEHDYFIIFEAIDYGAAVEFFLPLVPSQTGKIVPVLTMDEWLKIMPK, encoded by the coding sequence ATGAAGTATAGAAGAGTTGGAATGTTCGGTACTTTTGTCTTGTTTGTAGTCACTACATTTTTTAGTTCTAACATATATGCCGAAGAGGGCGGAAAGGAATCAGGATGGACCATCGGCGCTGATAACAAAAAAACATTATATGTCGCTCACTGGACACATACCCCGGAAAATTGCCCCGGCAGGAGTGCAGATGGCGCAAAGATGCTAAGCAAGTTCTGGGAAGGAAGAAAATTGGCAGAAGAAAAGGGTATAACGATACTGGGAGCATACGTGACAGTTACAGAACATGATTATTTTATTATCTTTGAAGCAATCGATTACGGCGCAGCCGTAGAATTCTTTCTTCCATTGGTACCCAGTCAAACCGGGAAAATTGTACCCGTGCTTACCATGGATGAATGGTTAAAGATAATGCCAAAGTGA
- a CDS encoding 4Fe-4S dicluster domain-containing protein, whose translation MIEPPSENRDQFVLEQDHFQKLLDALIQKGYRIVGPTVGEGAIVYNELNSIADLPVGWTDEQDGGTYRLKKRDDQALFGYVAGPHSWKKFLLPSVLRLWQAKRVGNSFQIIAENENTRKFAFIGVRSCDMHAIAIQDKVFMNGQYVDPHYQSRRTDAFILAVNCGKAGGTCFCVSMNTGPKATFGFDLAMTEILEGDRHYFVIETGTELGAEILHAVPYRKANEEEISSADSVIKKTAGQMGRSMDTRDIKDLLYRNYEHPRWDTVAERCLTCANCTLVCPTCFCTTVEDVTDLTGEHAERWRKLDSCFTMDFSYIHGGSVRSSTKARYRQWMTHKIATWIDQFGTSGCVGCGRCITWCPVAIDITEEARAIRENEPILKRETTEGTEKKPYHRKE comes from the coding sequence ATGATAGAACCGCCATCAGAGAATAGAGATCAGTTTGTTTTGGAGCAAGATCACTTCCAGAAACTCCTTGATGCTCTCATCCAAAAGGGCTATCGGATTGTGGGACCTACCGTAGGTGAAGGGGCTATTGTATATAACGAGTTGAACTCGATTGCAGATTTACCCGTTGGGTGGACAGATGAACAGGATGGCGGTACCTACCGGCTCAAAAAACGTGACGATCAAGCGCTCTTTGGCTACGTTGCTGGCCCACACTCATGGAAAAAATTCCTGCTCCCGTCGGTATTGCGTCTGTGGCAGGCCAAACGTGTAGGCAATAGTTTTCAAATTATAGCAGAAAATGAAAATACCCGAAAGTTTGCCTTTATTGGCGTCCGCTCGTGTGATATGCATGCCATTGCAATTCAGGATAAAGTCTTCATGAACGGACAATACGTTGATCCCCATTATCAATCGCGCCGTACGGATGCCTTTATTCTCGCAGTTAACTGTGGGAAAGCAGGCGGTACCTGTTTCTGCGTATCGATGAATACAGGCCCGAAGGCAACATTCGGTTTCGATCTTGCAATGACCGAAATTCTGGAAGGTGACAGACACTATTTTGTGATTGAAACAGGCACAGAACTGGGAGCAGAGATACTCCACGCGGTTCCGTACAGGAAAGCAAATGAAGAAGAAATATCTTCTGCCGACAGCGTTATAAAGAAAACTGCCGGGCAAATGGGCAGGAGTATGGACACCCGAGACATTAAAGACCTGCTTTACAGAAATTATGAACATCCACGCTGGGATACTGTCGCAGAACGCTGTTTGACCTGCGCTAACTGCACCCTGGTTTGCCCGACGTGTTTTTGCACAACTGTAGAAGATGTTACCGATCTGACAGGCGAGCATGCTGAACGATGGCGGAAGCTGGACTCGTGCTTCACGATGGATTTTTCTTATATCCATGGAGGAAGTGTCCGATCTTCGACAAAGGCCCGCTATCGCCAATGGATGACACACAAAATTGCGACCTGGATTGACCAGTTTGGCACATCGGGTTGCGTCGGCTGTGGACGCTGCATCACCTGGTGCCCTGTTGCGATTGATATCACAGAAGAAGCCCGCGCTATTCGTGAAAACGAGCCTATTTTAAAAAGAGAAACCACAGAGGGCACGGAGAAAAAACCTTACCATCGTAAGGAATGA
- a CDS encoding cyclic nucleotide-binding domain-containing protein, with translation MQPHTLEPYLAEHPFLKGLEPKHLKIIVGCASNVRFDAGQFILREGEEANNFYIIRHGKVSLEIFTQDRGPITIQTIGEGEVLGWSWLIPPYHWHYDARALELTRAIALDGKCLRAKCEQDHDLGYELLKRFAYIITQRLEATRLQLLDIYGVHV, from the coding sequence ATGCAGCCACATACACTCGAACCTTATCTGGCAGAACATCCATTCTTAAAAGGTCTTGAACCGAAGCACCTTAAAATTATTGTTGGATGCGCATCCAATGTGCGGTTCGATGCCGGGCAGTTTATCTTGCGCGAAGGTGAAGAGGCCAACAATTTTTACATTATTCGACATGGCAAAGTGTCCCTTGAAATATTTACACAGGATCGCGGTCCTATTACCATTCAGACTATCGGAGAGGGCGAGGTGCTGGGTTGGTCATGGCTCATTCCACCGTATCACTGGCATTACGATGCACGGGCTCTTGAGCTCACCCGAGCAATTGCTCTGGATGGAAAATGTTTGCGGGCAAAATGCGAACAAGACCATGACCTGGGTTATGAACTGCTGAAACGGTTTGCATATATCATTACGCAACGGCTAGAGGCGACAAGATTGCAACTTCTGGATATTTATGGTGTTCATGTTTAA
- a CDS encoding FAD/NAD(P)-binding protein, whose translation MDTQSPMFPTPFRIQRVKKETHDTFTIELEPMNGIDEFSFAAGQFNMLYVFGMGEVPISISGDPAIPKILKHTTRAVGTVTKAMHKLKRGDVLGVRGPFGSHWPIKEAMGKDLVVMAGGIGLAPLRPAMYQLISNRKRYGKIALLYGARTPQDLLYAHELEQWSGRFDVEVKVAVDSATGNWHGNVGVVTTLIAGAQFDPPQTMAMICGPEIMMRFTVIELQKNGVKPENIFISMERNMKCGIGFCGHCQFGPTFVCKDGPVFRYDSIKNIFGKREI comes from the coding sequence ATGGATACCCAAAGTCCAATGTTCCCAACCCCGTTTCGTATTCAACGGGTGAAGAAGGAAACACACGATACATTCACCATTGAACTTGAACCGATGAACGGTATTGATGAATTTTCATTTGCAGCCGGGCAGTTCAATATGCTCTATGTGTTTGGCATGGGGGAAGTACCAATTTCCATCAGCGGAGACCCGGCCATACCGAAAATACTCAAGCACACGACCCGTGCAGTAGGAACAGTAACGAAAGCCATGCACAAACTAAAACGCGGAGACGTGCTGGGGGTGCGAGGTCCGTTTGGAAGTCATTGGCCTATAAAAGAAGCGATGGGGAAAGATCTTGTTGTTATGGCTGGGGGGATTGGACTTGCACCCTTACGCCCGGCAATGTATCAACTCATTTCAAACCGCAAAAGGTACGGGAAAATCGCGCTCCTTTACGGTGCCAGGACACCACAGGACTTACTTTACGCCCATGAACTCGAACAATGGAGCGGACGCTTTGATGTGGAAGTGAAGGTCGCCGTCGATAGCGCTACAGGGAATTGGCATGGTAATGTTGGTGTCGTAACCACGCTCATCGCCGGGGCCCAATTTGATCCCCCGCAAACAATGGCAATGATTTGTGGCCCTGAAATAATGATGCGTTTCACGGTAATAGAACTGCAAAAAAACGGAGTAAAACCAGAAAACATCTTTATTTCAATGGAACGGAACATGAAATGTGGAATCGGCTTTTGCGGTCACTGCCAGTTCGGGCCTACCTTTGTGTGCAAAGATGGCCCTGTATTTCGCTACGATAGTATCAAAAACATCTTTGGAAAACGAGAAATATAA
- a CDS encoding oxidoreductase: protein MNKKRKPKLAVWKFASCDGCQLSLLDCEDELLTVAGTVEIAYFPEASRAVVKGPYDLSLVEGSVTTQHDAERIQKIRRVSKFLVTIGACATAGGIQTLRNFKDVNEFISIVYASPKYIKTLDKSTSIASHVHVDFELQGCPINKHQLLEVLGAFLYGRKPNIPAYSVCIECKRRGTVCVMVAQGMPCLGPVTHAGCNAICPAYNRGCYSCYGPMETPNTASLSSWFSRLGVKEENLVRSFRSFYGYSEPFRKESEAHEIK from the coding sequence ATGAATAAAAAACGAAAACCTAAACTTGCCGTATGGAAATTTGCCTCCTGCGACGGTTGCCAGTTGAGTCTCTTAGACTGCGAAGACGAATTGCTTACGGTGGCAGGTACGGTTGAGATTGCTTACTTTCCCGAGGCTTCCCGTGCCGTAGTAAAAGGGCCCTACGACCTCTCCCTTGTTGAAGGATCTGTCACCACGCAACACGATGCTGAGCGTATTCAGAAGATTCGCAGGGTATCAAAATTTCTCGTCACCATTGGTGCATGTGCTACGGCCGGCGGCATTCAAACGTTACGCAACTTTAAGGATGTAAATGAGTTTATTTCCATCGTGTATGCATCTCCGAAATACATAAAAACACTCGACAAATCAACGTCTATTGCCAGCCACGTCCATGTTGATTTTGAACTGCAGGGATGCCCTATTAACAAACATCAGCTCCTTGAAGTGCTTGGAGCCTTTCTGTATGGACGTAAACCAAATATTCCGGCGTATAGTGTTTGTATTGAGTGCAAACGTCGCGGAACCGTTTGTGTGATGGTGGCACAGGGTATGCCATGTCTTGGACCGGTAACCCATGCCGGATGCAACGCAATATGCCCTGCGTATAACCGAGGTTGTTATAGTTGCTACGGCCCGATGGAGACGCCGAACACGGCTTCACTAAGCTCATGGTTTAGCCGTCTTGGGGTGAAGGAAGAGAATCTTGTAAGAAGCTTTCGCAGCTTCTATGGTTACTCTGAGCCTTTTCGCAAGGAAAGTGAAGCGCATGAAATAAAATGA
- a CDS encoding Ni/Fe hydrogenase subunit alpha: MKSKTIKVDYLARVEGEGALYVKIKDNSVADVKLKIFEPPRFFEAFLRGRNYSEAPDITARICGICPIAYQMSAVHAMEDAFGVTVDGQIRALRRLIYCGEWIESHALHVYMLHAPDFLGYADAIQMAKDHPAIVQRGLQLKKAGNEVVAFLGGREIHPINVRVGGFYKVPAKRELDPLAERLKWARDAALETVRWTATLDFPDFEQDYEFVALCHPDEYPFNEGRLASNKGLDISVRDYDDSFIEEHVQYSNALHSVIKGRGAYFVGPLARYNLNFNRLSPLAQERARSAGLSSVCYNPFQSIIIRSVEILYACDEALRIIDQYEKPEKPAVLVQPRAGTGYGCTEAPRGILYHRYSTDDNGVILDAKIVPPTSQNQKTIENDLRQFIPKYLDLPSERLTLQCEQAIRNYDPCISCATHFLKLHVDRE, encoded by the coding sequence ATGAAAAGTAAAACGATCAAAGTGGATTACCTTGCCCGTGTTGAAGGCGAAGGCGCCCTGTATGTCAAGATCAAAGATAATAGCGTAGCGGATGTTAAACTGAAGATCTTTGAACCGCCGCGGTTTTTTGAAGCGTTCTTACGAGGACGCAATTACAGCGAAGCCCCTGATATTACAGCGCGCATCTGTGGAATATGCCCAATCGCCTACCAGATGAGTGCCGTACATGCGATGGAAGATGCATTTGGTGTCACTGTCGATGGGCAAATCCGTGCGCTCCGTCGACTCATTTACTGTGGTGAATGGATCGAAAGCCACGCCCTCCATGTGTACATGCTGCATGCACCTGACTTCTTAGGTTACGCCGATGCAATCCAGATGGCAAAAGACCATCCTGCTATTGTACAGCGTGGACTGCAACTGAAAAAGGCAGGGAATGAGGTTGTAGCATTCCTTGGCGGCAGGGAAATCCACCCTATCAATGTGCGTGTCGGAGGATTTTACAAAGTGCCTGCAAAACGTGAACTTGATCCTCTTGCTGAACGTCTGAAATGGGCACGGGATGCAGCCCTTGAAACTGTCCGCTGGACTGCCACACTGGATTTCCCGGACTTTGAGCAAGACTATGAATTTGTCGCCCTTTGTCATCCGGACGAATATCCTTTCAACGAGGGGAGACTTGCTTCGAACAAGGGATTAGACATTTCCGTGAGGGACTATGATGATTCTTTTATTGAAGAACATGTGCAGTATTCCAATGCGTTACATTCTGTCATCAAAGGACGCGGCGCTTATTTCGTTGGTCCTCTGGCCAGGTATAATCTCAATTTTAATCGCCTCTCCCCGTTGGCGCAAGAGAGGGCGCGTTCAGCCGGGCTTTCATCCGTCTGCTATAATCCATTTCAGAGCATTATCATTCGAAGTGTGGAAATCCTGTATGCCTGTGATGAGGCCTTGCGTATCATTGATCAATATGAAAAACCCGAGAAACCGGCAGTACTAGTTCAACCACGAGCCGGCACGGGCTACGGTTGCACTGAAGCGCCGCGCGGTATTCTCTATCATCGTTATAGTACCGATGATAACGGTGTGATCCTTGATGCAAAGATTGTTCCACCCACATCACAAAACCAGAAGACCATTGAAAATGATCTCCGGCAGTTTATCCCGAAATATCTGGACCTCCCTTCCGAAAGGCTTACGTTACAATGTGAGCAGGCAATACGCAACTACGATCCGTGCATCTCATGTGCCACGCATTTTTTGAAGCTTCATGTTGACCGGGAATAA
- a CDS encoding hydrogenase maturation protease, whose amino-acid sequence MVTEQVAQNKHGILIIGIGNAYRGDDAVGLHVAQCLKKQAHDHVHVIEESGEGASLMECWKDANSVILIDAVSSGAKPGTIHRLDAHTQPIPTNFFHYSTHAFGVAEAIELSRALNQMPRRLIVYGIEGKCFEAGVELSFEVEKAAQEVARCVQQDIQNFGI is encoded by the coding sequence ATGGTAACCGAACAAGTTGCGCAAAATAAACACGGAATTCTTATAATTGGTATTGGCAATGCATATCGCGGCGATGACGCTGTGGGACTTCATGTTGCTCAATGTCTGAAGAAACAGGCACATGATCATGTCCATGTCATTGAAGAAAGCGGTGAAGGTGCTTCATTAATGGAATGCTGGAAGGATGCCAATAGTGTTATCCTTATTGATGCTGTTTCTTCCGGGGCCAAGCCGGGCACCATTCACCGGCTTGATGCGCACACCCAGCCCATCCCGACAAATTTTTTTCATTACTCCACACACGCCTTCGGTGTTGCCGAAGCCATCGAGCTTTCAAGGGCGCTCAATCAGATGCCTCGTCGCCTCATTGTCTATGGTATTGAGGGGAAATGCTTTGAGGCGGGTGTTGAATTATCTTTTGAAGTCGAAAAGGCGGCACAGGAAGTTGCAAGATGTGTACAACAAGATATCCAGAATTTTGGAATTTAA
- a CDS encoding hydrogenase maturation nickel metallochaperone HypA, with product MHEFSLVKDLIRKITSLAYEQRASRVTGVTVKLGALSHISPDHFREHFIHASRGTVAEGSRLHLEVLTDVTDPQSQEVLLENIEVVA from the coding sequence ATGCACGAATTTTCTCTCGTGAAAGACCTGATACGTAAGATAACATCCCTTGCATATGAGCAACGCGCAAGCAGGGTGACTGGTGTGACAGTGAAACTTGGCGCGCTATCCCATATCTCTCCTGACCACTTCCGTGAGCACTTTATCCATGCCTCGCGTGGAACAGTTGCCGAAGGATCCCGGTTACATCTTGAAGTCCTGACTGATGTGACTGACCCGCAATCCCAGGAAGTTTTGCTCGAAAACATTGAGGTGGTTGCTTAA
- a CDS encoding YqhA family protein encodes MKNQDFLTIINKGFVNAGRYFVAVASILTILASGFLIFSGVWEFVNGIPDILNFLFHHSEHRVELSVHFISAIDLFMVAVVMFVMGIGLFELFVDKDQSISYPHWLKIHDLTDLKEKLIAAVVVVIVITFLKHIVIWEKPLETLYFGGSIAIVIMAITLFSKLVVGDETRKKKDEETKQ; translated from the coding sequence ATGAAGAACCAGGATTTCTTAACAATTATAAATAAGGGTTTTGTTAACGCAGGGCGGTACTTTGTAGCAGTAGCCTCTATTCTTACGATTTTGGCCTCTGGTTTTTTGATCTTTTCAGGGGTTTGGGAGTTTGTGAATGGTATTCCAGACATATTGAATTTTTTGTTTCATCATAGCGAACATCGTGTAGAACTCTCTGTACACTTTATTTCTGCCATAGATTTGTTTATGGTTGCCGTAGTGATGTTTGTTATGGGAATTGGACTCTTCGAATTGTTTGTAGATAAAGACCAGTCTATAAGCTATCCGCACTGGCTGAAAATACATGATCTCACTGATTTAAAAGAAAAATTGATTGCAGCAGTTGTTGTGGTTATTGTTATTACTTTTTTAAAACATATTGTAATATGGGAAAAACCCTTAGAAACCCTATATTTTGGTGGCTCGATAGCTATCGTTATCATGGCAATCACACTCTTTTCAAAGTTAGTGGTAGGCGATGAAACACGAAAGAAGAAAGATGAAGAGACAAAACAATGA
- the dnaJ gene encoding molecular chaperone DnaJ, producing the protein MSDKKDYYGLLGVGRTASKEEIKAAYRALAKKFHPDLNKDNPKLAEEKFKEISEAYEVLIDDDKRARYDQYGHAGVASDFSKEGFTWRDFSHVSDLEDIFGHDIFSDFFGRGSIFSDFFGTRRWGFAQPEEPVKQVRVEIALEQAYKGVSTEVAIPHMEKCADCGGSGTAKGTIPRTCTSCKGRGEVQQEQLQGFGRIIKIGACPACRGRGNIIEHPCQNCHGSGEIQKLDKINVKIPPGVDNGTTLRVTADKAAGRLKEDVYVIVSVQPHPIFHRQGSDIYMETTISLIEAALGSKIEVPTLDGNALMKIPPGTQTETLFRLRGSGMPYLKGRGFGDQYVRVIVYTPKNLTKRQKELLEEFQAIEIKK; encoded by the coding sequence ATGTCAGACAAAAAAGATTATTATGGGCTATTAGGGGTAGGCAGGACTGCTTCGAAAGAAGAAATCAAAGCAGCATACCGTGCACTAGCGAAGAAATTTCATCCCGACCTCAACAAAGACAATCCAAAACTGGCTGAAGAAAAGTTCAAGGAAATATCCGAGGCATATGAAGTACTGATTGATGACGACAAGAGGGCAAGATATGATCAGTATGGACATGCTGGAGTCGCGTCAGATTTTAGCAAAGAAGGGTTTACCTGGCGGGACTTTAGCCACGTTAGTGATTTGGAAGACATTTTCGGACATGATATTTTTTCAGATTTTTTCGGTCGAGGCAGTATCTTTAGCGACTTCTTTGGCACACGGAGATGGGGTTTCGCGCAACCAGAGGAACCGGTTAAGCAGGTTCGGGTTGAAATTGCGCTGGAGCAGGCATATAAGGGCGTTAGCACAGAGGTCGCTATCCCGCATATGGAAAAATGCGCAGATTGCGGCGGATCAGGCACTGCAAAAGGTACGATTCCCAGGACTTGCACGAGTTGTAAGGGGCGGGGAGAAGTGCAACAGGAGCAGCTGCAAGGTTTTGGCAGGATTATCAAAATCGGCGCCTGTCCCGCTTGCAGGGGCCGGGGAAACATCATTGAACATCCGTGCCAGAACTGTCACGGAAGCGGCGAGATACAAAAACTGGACAAGATCAACGTCAAGATACCTCCAGGGGTGGATAATGGGACAACTTTAAGGGTTACAGCCGATAAGGCCGCCGGAAGGCTGAAGGAAGATGTTTACGTAATTGTCTCCGTACAACCACACCCCATTTTTCACAGGCAAGGAAGCGATATTTATATGGAAACAACCATTTCATTAATTGAAGCGGCTCTGGGTTCAAAGATTGAAGTGCCTACCTTAGACGGAAACGCCTTGATGAAGATTCCACCGGGAACACAGACTGAAACCCTGTTCCGGTTGAGGGGTAGTGGTATGCCCTATTTAAAAGGCCGTGGATTCGGCGACCAATATGTGCGCGTAATTGTATACACCCCCAAGAACTTGACGAAAAGGCAGAAAGAATTACTGGAAGAATTTCAGGCGATTGAAATAAAAAAATAG